One window of the Niallia circulans genome contains the following:
- the rsmI gene encoding 16S rRNA (cytidine(1402)-2'-O)-methyltransferase has translation MKQQKSFKEKRGALYLVPTPIGNLEDMSFRAIRILKEADIIAAEDTRNTKKLCNYFEIATPVVSYHEHNKETSGQKLIQALKEDKIIALVSDAGMPTIADPGYELAMDAINQEIPVIPLPGANAALTALIASGLPTHPFYFYGFLNRQKKEKKKELLFLKSVPGTLLLYESPHRLKETLVLIREILGNRKITLCRELTKLYEEFIRGTLEEAIAWSQSEEIRGEFCLVIEQGELQTEDNNWWEDLSIVQHVDHYVEKEGITVKEAIKKTALDREMQKRDIYQEYHIQ, from the coding sequence ATGAAACAACAAAAAAGCTTTAAAGAAAAAAGGGGAGCGCTGTATTTAGTCCCTACTCCTATCGGGAATTTAGAAGATATGAGTTTTCGAGCAATTAGAATTTTGAAAGAGGCAGATATTATTGCTGCAGAGGATACGCGTAATACAAAAAAACTATGTAATTATTTTGAAATTGCAACTCCAGTAGTCAGCTATCATGAACATAATAAAGAGACTAGTGGTCAAAAGCTAATACAAGCTTTGAAAGAGGATAAAATAATCGCATTAGTAAGCGATGCGGGAATGCCAACCATTGCAGATCCAGGATATGAGCTAGCTATGGATGCTATTAATCAAGAAATCCCAGTTATTCCTCTTCCAGGAGCAAATGCAGCATTAACAGCTCTGATTGCTTCGGGACTTCCGACACATCCTTTCTACTTTTATGGTTTCCTTAATCGTCAAAAGAAGGAGAAGAAGAAGGAGTTGCTTTTCCTAAAGAGTGTTCCAGGTACGTTGCTCTTATATGAATCCCCGCATCGTTTAAAAGAAACATTGGTTTTAATAAGGGAAATTCTCGGTAATAGAAAGATCACATTATGTAGAGAGTTGACAAAGTTATATGAGGAATTTATTCGTGGAACTCTAGAGGAGGCAATTGCTTGGTCTCAGTCAGAAGAAATAAGAGGAGAGTTCTGTTTAGTTATCGAACAAGGAGAATTACAAACGGAAGACAATAATTGGTGGGAAGACTTATCTATTGTTCAACATGTAGATCACTATGTGGAAAAAGAGGGAATTACGGTAAAAGAAGCAATTAAAAAGACTGCATTAGATAGAGAAATGCAAAAAAGAGACATTTACCAAGAATACCATATTCAATAA
- a CDS encoding AbrB/MazE/SpoVT family DNA-binding domain-containing protein translates to MKSTGIVRKVDELGRVVIPIELRRTLGIAEKDALEIYVDDEKIILKKYKPNMTCQVTGEVSDDNLSLAGGKLILSREGAEQLIAEIKSNFELAK, encoded by the coding sequence ATGAAATCTACAGGTATTGTTCGTAAAGTTGATGAATTAGGTCGTGTGGTAATTCCAATCGAATTAAGACGTACATTAGGAATTGCGGAAAAGGATGCTCTAGAAATTTATGTAGATGATGAAAAAATCATCTTAAAAAAATATAAACCAAACATGACTTGCCAAGTTACTGGAGAAGTATCAGATGATAATCTATCTTTAGCTGGTGGTAAATTAATTCTTAGCCGTGAAGGTGCAGAGCAATTAATCGCGGAAATTAAAAGCAATTTTGAACTTGCAAAATAA
- a CDS encoding GIY-YIG nuclease family protein — protein MENKNHYFYVLKCKDGSYYAGYTNDLQKRVKTHNDGKGAKYTRGRLPVSVIYYEEFQTKQEAMKAEYAFKQLDRKKKEKFLWKEVGEGNETTKKL, from the coding sequence ATGGAAAATAAGAATCATTATTTTTATGTATTAAAGTGTAAGGATGGCAGCTATTATGCTGGTTATACAAATGATCTTCAAAAGCGAGTAAAAACGCATAATGATGGCAAAGGGGCAAAGTATACAAGAGGGCGTTTACCGGTATCTGTTATTTACTATGAGGAATTTCAGACAAAACAAGAGGCCATGAAAGCAGAGTATGCTTTTAAACAGTTAGATAGAAAGAAGAAGGAAAAGTTTTTATGGAAGGAAGTAGGTGAAGGAAATGAAACAACAAAAAAGCTTTAA